A DNA window from Pyrus communis chromosome 3, drPyrComm1.1, whole genome shotgun sequence contains the following coding sequences:
- the LOC137730183 gene encoding BAG family molecular chaperone regulator 5, mitochondrial, which yields MMKPSRSRRLSFSSSASTTVTYTLHDDQPAPPATTEIPIQTSDTPIPITFHLPQSTAAIKIQSAYRAHLIRTHFKTIAAVHSEANQYQRRIQRQETVDAIRTSEREKLRMNESLMRLLLKLDSVPGVDPAVREARRKVSRRIVGLQEIVDAIVSEDVDGFWGGRDGGFGRNWDDILAEMEEEVCRDRGGEEMERFCAQYLGFRCLQRFLQEP from the coding sequence ATGATGAAACCCTCTCGCAGCCGCAGActcagcttctcctcctccgccTCCACCACCGTCACCTACACCCTCCACGATGACCAACCTGCCCCTCCCGCCACCACCGAAATTCCCATCCAGACCTCGGACACCCCAATTCCCATTACCTTTCACTTACCGCAATCCACCGCAGCCATCAAAATTCAATCGGCCTACCGGGCCCACCTCATCCGCACCCACTTCAAAACAATCGCAGCCGTCCACTCCGAGGCCAACCAGTACCAGCGCCGGATCCAACGGCAGGAAACTGTCGACGCCATCAGGACAAGCGAGCGCGAGAAGCTGAGGATGAACGAGTCCCTGATGCGGCTGCTGCTGAAGCTGGACTCGGTGCCCGGCGTGGACCCCGCGGTGAGGGAAGCGAGGAGAAAGGTGAGCCGTCGGATCGTGGGGCTGCAGGAGATCGTGGACGCGATCGTATCGGAAGACGTGGATGGCTTCTGGGGTGGCAGAGACGGCGGATTTGGGAGGAACTGGGACGACATCCTTGCGGAGATGGAGGAGGAGGTGTGCAGGGATAGAGGAGGGGAGGAGATGGAGAGGTTTTGCGCTCAGTATCTGGGGTTTCGGTGCTTGCAGCGATTTTTGCAGGAGCCGTGA
- the LOC137727719 gene encoding uncharacterized protein has product MEKRPPALALGPLKLTLLLLLWLIAFPAAKACPSGGSRCRSCPPDGSQCRSCIVNQMKFGCPECTPVLRCMARCLWGGSSRANCIKNCDCGTPKLSDCKRCMSRCKCSCMLW; this is encoded by the coding sequence ATGGAGAAGAGGCCGCCTGCACTAGCTCTTGGGCCGCTGAAGCTGacgctgctgctgttgctgtgGTTGATTGCGTTTCCGGCAGCTAAGGCTTGCCCATCAGGCGGCAGCCGATGCAGAAGTTGCCCACCGGATGGCAGTCAATGCAGAAGTTgcatagtaaatcagatgaagTTCGGCTGCCCAGAATGCACGCCGGTTCTGCGCTGTATGGCTCGATGCTTGTGGGGCGGCAGCTCGAGGGCCAACTGCATCAAGAACTGTGATTGTGGCACCCCGAAGCTCTCCGACTGTAAGAGGTGCATGTCACGCTGCAAGTGCAGCTGCATGTTGTGGTAG
- the LOC137729279 gene encoding V-type proton ATPase subunit e1-like produces MGFVVTTLIFAMVGVIASLMVRICCGRGASANLLHLTLVITAVVCCWMMWAIVYLAQMKPLIVPILTEGE; encoded by the exons ATGGGTTTTGTAGTTACAACTCTGATCTTTGCAATGGTGGGCGTAATTGCTTCCCTCATGGTCAGAATCTGCTGTGGCAGAGGCGCATCGGCCAATTT GCTTCACCTTACACTTGTTATCACAGCGGTAGTGTGCTGTTGGATGAT GTGGGCAATCGTATACCTTGCACAGATGAAACCACTCATTGTTCCGATCCTCACTGAAGGAGAGTGA
- the LOC137727532 gene encoding long-chain-alcohol O-fatty-acyltransferase-like, protein MKKLEGEIPIFFMVWILVVASLSYCHTVGKVTSPGTTRLLAILPVVFFFFYLPLNLTTIFLGGPSSFFLAWLANFKLLLFALNKGPLATTPPTSISHFIPLACLPIKFRNDPKNHEKKERPARRISASKSLPKGQKSTLNYVTKALIFSTSLHVYHNKQFIHRKILLFLYSIYMYTGLELTLALVASLARVFLGVDFEPQFDEPYLATSLQDFWGSRWNIMVSRILHPTVYEPVREISTGALGTKWAPIPAVIASFFVSAVMHELIFYYNIGRTLPTWELTCFFLLHGICLSIEIVIKKAFDGKWRLPAAVSGPLAMAFVVATGVWLFLPSIMVRCEPDVMAYREYTAFTEFMKSVSNFVKVSFLSIVGN, encoded by the coding sequence atgaagaaattGGAAGGAGAAATCCCAATCTTTTTCATGGTTTGGATTTTGGTTGTGGCATCACTATCTTACTGTCACACCGTCGGCAAGGTCACTTCTCCGGGCACTACCAGACTCCTCGCCATCCTACCCGtcgtattcttcttcttctacctcCCTCTCAATCTGACCACCATTTTTCTCGGCGGCCCGTCGTCTTTCTTCCTCGCTTGGCTTGCCAACTTCAAGCTCCTCCTCTTTGCCCTTAACAAAGGTCCCCTCGCCACCACCCCTCCCACTTCCATATCTCATTTCATCCCCTTAGCTTGCCTTCCAATCAAATTCCGAAACGACCCCAAAAACCATGAAAAAAAAGAACGTCCTGCGCGGAGAATTTCTGCTTCAAAATCTCTCCCAAAAGGCCAGAAATCGACTCTCAACTATGTGACCAAGGCTTTGATTTTTTCCACGTCATTACATGTATATCACAACAAACAGTTTATTCACCGTAAAATCTTACTCTTCCTCTACTCCATTTACATGTACACCGGCCTTGAGCTTACCCTCGCCTTGGTCGCATCACTGGCCCGAGTCTTCCTCGGCGTCGATTTCGAGCCGCAGTTTGACGAACCCTACCTCGCCACCTCACTCCAGGACTTCTGGGGAAGCAGGTGGAACATCATGGTGAGCAGAATTCTACACCCTACCGTATACGAACCCGTCCGGGAAATCTCCACCGGTGCCCTCGGGACAAAGTGGGCCCCGATTCCGGCTGTTATCGCGTCATTTTTCGTATCGGCGGTGATGCATGAGCTCATCTTCTATTACAATATTGGACGGACGTTGCCCACGTGGGAGCTGACGTGCTTCTTCCTCCTCCACGGAATATGTTTGTCCATCGAGATTGTGATCAAGAAGGCTTTTGACGGTAAGTGGCGGTTGCCTGCTGCCGTTTCGGGGCCGTTGGCGATGGCATTTGTAGTGGCGACGGGGGTGTGGCTGTTTTTGCCGTCTATTATGGTGCGGTGTGAACCGGACGTCATGGCGTACAGAGAATATACGGCTTTCACTGAGTTTATGAAAAGTGTTAGTAACTTTGTTAAAGTTTCTTTCTTAAGCATTGTTGGAAATTAA